In Glaciimonas sp. PCH181, a single genomic region encodes these proteins:
- a CDS encoding transglycosylase SLT domain-containing protein: MLARSIKVGTTRVRVGPSQTPLEALKQIGNQSAHATSNALLAVRGTLGDFISNSSNAGMVVLIVSLISIMGATALTVKPELAVQIKGLPIFGHQDANGNTASAAPNAIASREAVDTVDMEARKANNLTAMAEAINKSTQLHTDKAGLKTVRVADAHQQQWVTNWLSKRYRVAGDATNMFVSTAYKTAKETKLDPLLILAVMAIESGFNPFAESPVGAQGLMQVMSKIHQEKFENFGGVKAALNPAANIKVGSQILKDYVTQGGSIEAGLKRYVGAAAFATDGGYGNRVLAEYRRLQDVATGKNVPSGGSMAPIAVPKQRQTPVATQAPVIPSDAIVPAEAAIGMKDQPLQQSASVDQLSII; the protein is encoded by the coding sequence TTGTTAGCTCGTTCAATAAAAGTAGGAACTACTCGGGTCAGAGTCGGCCCTAGTCAGACACCACTAGAAGCACTTAAGCAAATCGGCAATCAATCTGCCCACGCAACATCAAATGCATTATTGGCTGTACGCGGCACTTTAGGTGATTTCATTAGCAACAGCAGCAATGCTGGAATGGTCGTCCTGATTGTCAGTCTGATTTCCATCATGGGTGCCACCGCCCTGACCGTTAAACCGGAGTTAGCTGTACAGATCAAAGGATTGCCGATATTTGGCCATCAAGACGCTAATGGCAATACCGCATCAGCAGCACCAAATGCTATCGCATCGCGTGAAGCCGTTGATACAGTCGATATGGAAGCCCGCAAAGCCAACAATTTGACCGCAATGGCCGAGGCCATCAATAAGTCTACGCAACTTCACACGGATAAAGCGGGCCTCAAAACGGTGCGAGTAGCCGATGCGCATCAACAGCAATGGGTTACCAACTGGCTATCGAAGCGTTATCGCGTAGCAGGCGATGCAACGAATATGTTTGTTAGCACTGCCTATAAAACTGCGAAAGAAACCAAACTCGACCCGCTGCTTATTTTGGCAGTAATGGCAATCGAATCCGGCTTTAACCCATTTGCCGAAAGCCCGGTCGGCGCACAAGGCCTGATGCAGGTAATGTCGAAGATTCATCAAGAAAAGTTTGAAAATTTTGGTGGCGTGAAGGCCGCGCTCAATCCAGCTGCTAACATCAAAGTCGGCTCGCAAATCCTGAAAGATTACGTGACGCAAGGCGGATCGATTGAAGCAGGTCTGAAACGCTATGTCGGCGCGGCTGCATTTGCCACCGATGGCGGTTACGGAAATCGTGTACTTGCTGAATATCGCCGCCTGCAAGATGTCGCTACCGGAAAGAACGTACCATCCGGCGGCAGCATGGCTCCAATTGCCGTGCCAAAACAGCGCCAGACACCGGTAGCCACGCAAGCGCCTGTTATTCCTAGCGATGCGATAGTGCCAGCGGAAGCAGCGATAGGGATGAAAGATCAGCCTCTGCAACAATCAGCCTCGGTTGATCAATTGTCTATTATCTAA